One genomic region from Calditrichota bacterium encodes:
- the pheS gene encoding phenylalanine--tRNA ligase subunit alpha, which yields MASDGNSAVEELRELREKFTSELNSCRDDKCVEAVRIKYLSKKGLLSQKFSLLGKLPPEEKPRLGQALNEIKSFFQTSLKQKAKEIEVQKAQASKIDITLPGDRDFLGKKHPLLQVLDDIKRIFSEMGFAIEEGPEVESDYYNFEALNIPKDHPARDMHDTFYLPGGFLLRTHTSPVQIRVMERQKPPIRMIAPGRCFRKDTPDASHSPFFHQVEGLVVDHAISFADLKSVIAAFARKMFGRDVKIRFRPSFFPFTEPSAEYDFTCMICGGKGCRTCKGTGWLEISGAGMVDPEVFKSVGYDPDEFTGYAFGMGVERLAMLKYQIDDIRLFYENDLRFLEQF from the coding sequence ATGGCTTCTGATGGAAATTCTGCTGTTGAGGAATTGCGGGAATTACGAGAGAAGTTTACATCTGAACTAAACAGCTGCCGGGACGACAAATGTGTTGAAGCCGTACGAATTAAATACCTGAGCAAAAAAGGGCTCTTGTCCCAGAAATTCTCACTTTTGGGGAAACTTCCTCCGGAAGAAAAACCGCGTCTGGGGCAGGCGCTCAATGAGATAAAAAGTTTCTTCCAGACATCTCTCAAACAAAAAGCAAAAGAAATTGAAGTTCAAAAAGCTCAGGCTTCAAAAATAGACATTACCCTGCCGGGCGACCGGGATTTTTTGGGGAAAAAACATCCGCTTCTCCAGGTGCTGGATGACATCAAACGCATCTTTTCCGAGATGGGGTTTGCAATTGAAGAAGGCCCCGAAGTGGAAAGCGATTATTACAACTTTGAGGCGTTGAACATCCCCAAAGATCACCCGGCCAGAGATATGCATGATACCTTCTACCTGCCTGGAGGGTTCTTGCTTCGAACACACACGTCCCCCGTGCAAATCCGGGTCATGGAACGGCAAAAACCGCCCATACGGATGATTGCTCCGGGACGCTGCTTTCGGAAAGACACGCCCGATGCGAGCCATTCACCCTTTTTTCATCAGGTGGAGGGTCTTGTTGTTGATCATGCGATTTCCTTTGCGGATTTGAAAAGCGTGATTGCCGCATTTGCCCGAAAAATGTTCGGCAGGGATGTCAAAATCCGTTTTCGTCCCAGCTTCTTTCCCTTTACAGAACCCAGTGCGGAATATGACTTTACCTGTATGATTTGCGGTGGCAAAGGTTGTCGAACCTGCAAGGGAACCGGCTGGCTGGAAATTTCCGGGGCAGGAATGGTGGACCCGGAGGTTTTTAAATCCGTTGGCTACGACCCCGATGAATTTACCGGGTACGCCTTTGGAATGGGCGTGGAACGGTTGGCCATGTTAAAATATCAGATTGATGACATACGCCTTTTTTACGAAAATGATCTCCGATTTTTGGAACAGTTTTAA
- the rplT gene encoding 50S ribosomal protein L20 has product MPRATNNPASRRRRKKILKAAKGYFGRKSKTLKNAKEAVDRSMLYAYRDRRNRKRDFRRLWITRINAAARLHGLSYSKFIHALKEQGVDLDRKVLADMAVNDPKGFEELATLARQ; this is encoded by the coding sequence ATGCCAAGAGCAACCAATAATCCTGCTTCCCGGCGAAGAAGGAAAAAAATATTAAAGGCCGCCAAAGGATACTTTGGAAGAAAAAGCAAAACCCTGAAAAATGCCAAAGAAGCCGTTGATCGATCGATGCTTTATGCCTATCGCGACAGGCGAAATCGGAAACGCGATTTCAGGCGTTTGTGGATTACACGAATCAATGCGGCAGCCCGTTTGCACGGATTGTCTTATTCGAAGTTTATTCATGCGTTAAAGGAACAGGGTGTCGATCTGGATCGGAAAGTTTTGGCAGATATGGCCGTAAACGACCCGAAAGGCTTCGAAGAATTGGCCACACTGGCCAGGCAATAG
- the rpmI gene encoding 50S ribosomal protein L35 — MPKMKSQRGAVKRFRATATGKVKRGHSHASHILTKKSAKRKRNLRKQDYVSDGDERRVKRMILA; from the coding sequence ATGCCGAAAATGAAGTCACAACGAGGCGCTGTCAAGCGTTTTAGAGCGACGGCAACGGGAAAAGTGAAGCGCGGACATTCCCATGCCAGTCATATTCTAACGAAGAAGTCTGCGAAACGGAAACGAAATTTGCGAAAACAGGATTACGTTTCTGACGGTGATGAAAGAAGAGTTAAGCGAATGATACTGGCGTAG
- a CDS encoding translation initiation factor IF-3 encodes MKEKGLRINEEITVPQVRIIDENGEQLGILPIEKALSLASERGLDLVEVAPNAKPPVCKILNYGKYRYELSKREKDQKKKQHVIVVKEVRLRPKIEEHDFQHKMKHAREFLEAGNRLKVTVMFRGREMIYKQFGYKVMDRVVETLSDIAKVDKGPVEEGRHIVLFLSKK; translated from the coding sequence ATTAAAGAAAAAGGTCTTCGAATTAACGAAGAAATTACGGTACCCCAGGTCCGCATAATCGATGAAAATGGCGAGCAATTAGGAATTCTTCCTATTGAAAAGGCATTAAGCCTTGCCAGTGAACGCGGTCTCGACCTGGTAGAAGTGGCGCCAAATGCAAAGCCACCGGTTTGTAAAATCTTAAATTATGGAAAATACCGTTACGAGCTGAGTAAGCGAGAAAAAGATCAGAAGAAAAAACAGCATGTCATTGTTGTAAAAGAGGTTCGACTGCGGCCCAAGATTGAAGAACATGATTTTCAACACAAGATGAAACATGCGCGGGAATTTTTAGAGGCCGGAAATCGGCTGAAGGTTACCGTGATGTTTCGTGGGCGTGAAATGATTTACAAGCAGTTTGGGTACAAGGTGATGGATCGGGTGGTCGAAACTCTTTCTGATATTGCAAAAGTAGACAAGGGACCGGTTGAAGAGGGCCGGCATATCGTTTTGTTTTTGTCAAAAAAATGA